One Thunnus maccoyii chromosome 14, fThuMac1.1, whole genome shotgun sequence genomic window carries:
- the edaradd gene encoding ectodysplasin-A receptor-associated adapter protein isoform X2, with protein MEAKVERDRISSEPVEDTDTTSFVAEFSLEANYPVQVTDRHDAVTLHLTSMPSGYRSPSSDRIRQPVEDGEECTCPTSTSPDFPKELQLLNSPCEKCCCPAPPPKISDLMNDKDLLDLLRLKLDPNHCTIKNWKNFASRWGMSYDELTLLEHRTQGSLSHSPTQEFLLRYNQKTVTELTELCRIYQRIDVLRLLQSWIEKDWPSRWQQTH; from the exons ATGGAAGCAAAGGTTGAAAGAG ACAGAATCAGCTCTGAACCTGTGGAGGACACAGACACAACCAGCTTTGTGGCAGAATTC TCATTGGAGGCCAATTATCCTGTGCAAGTGACAGATCGTCATG ATGCAGTGACACTCCACCTGACCTCCATGCCCTCTGGATACCGGAGCCCCTCCTCAGACAGGATAAGACAG CCAGTTGAAGATGGTGAGGAATGCACCTGCCCAACATCTACTTCACCAG ACTTCCCCAAAGAACTGCAGTTACTAAACAGTCCCTGTGAGAAATGCTGCTGCCCAGCACCTCCTCCCAAGATCAGCGACCTCATGAACGACAAAGATCTCCTGGATTTACTACGGCTCAAACTGGATCCAAACCACTGCACCATCAAAAACTGGAAGAACTTTGCGAGTCGCTGGGGGATGAGCTACGATGAACTGACCCTGCTGGAGCACCGGACCCAGGGCTCTTTGTCCCACAGCCCTACCCAGGAGTTCCTGCTGCGCTACAACCAGAAGACGGTCACTGAGCTCACCGAACTTTGCCGCATCTACCAGCGCATTGATGTGCTGCGACTGCTGCAGAGCTGGATAGAGAAGGACTGGCCATCACGCTGGCAACAGACTCATTAA
- the edaradd gene encoding ectodysplasin-A receptor-associated adapter protein isoform X1, which yields MGDFTASKMSSLRACKEPFDRISSEPVEDTDTTSFVAEFSLEANYPVQVTDRHDAVTLHLTSMPSGYRSPSSDRIRQPVEDGEECTCPTSTSPDFPKELQLLNSPCEKCCCPAPPPKISDLMNDKDLLDLLRLKLDPNHCTIKNWKNFASRWGMSYDELTLLEHRTQGSLSHSPTQEFLLRYNQKTVTELTELCRIYQRIDVLRLLQSWIEKDWPSRWQQTH from the exons ATGGGAGACTTCACAGCCTCAAAAATGAGCAGTTTGAGGGCGTGTAAGGAACCATTTG ACAGAATCAGCTCTGAACCTGTGGAGGACACAGACACAACCAGCTTTGTGGCAGAATTC TCATTGGAGGCCAATTATCCTGTGCAAGTGACAGATCGTCATG ATGCAGTGACACTCCACCTGACCTCCATGCCCTCTGGATACCGGAGCCCCTCCTCAGACAGGATAAGACAG CCAGTTGAAGATGGTGAGGAATGCACCTGCCCAACATCTACTTCACCAG ACTTCCCCAAAGAACTGCAGTTACTAAACAGTCCCTGTGAGAAATGCTGCTGCCCAGCACCTCCTCCCAAGATCAGCGACCTCATGAACGACAAAGATCTCCTGGATTTACTACGGCTCAAACTGGATCCAAACCACTGCACCATCAAAAACTGGAAGAACTTTGCGAGTCGCTGGGGGATGAGCTACGATGAACTGACCCTGCTGGAGCACCGGACCCAGGGCTCTTTGTCCCACAGCCCTACCCAGGAGTTCCTGCTGCGCTACAACCAGAAGACGGTCACTGAGCTCACCGAACTTTGCCGCATCTACCAGCGCATTGATGTGCTGCGACTGCTGCAGAGCTGGATAGAGAAGGACTGGCCATCACGCTGGCAACAGACTCATTAA